From Bacteroides uniformis:
AACACCGCCCACGAAATCGGCCACTTCTGGTGGAACAAGGCTCCGGTGGAATCTTGGCACGACTGGCTGAACGAATCTTTTGCCGAATTCAGTGCTTTGCAATACATACGCCACGCCCGCGACGAAAAAGCCTATGCCGCTTACATCGACGCCTACCGTAAGGAAACACGCCATATCCGTCCTATCTGGGGTATTGACCGCAACGACCGCGAAGCGCATCTTGCCCTCTATAGGAAAGGGTCAGTACTACTCGCCGACCTGCTTGTCCGAGTGGGTGAAGAACCTTTCTTCAACTTTCTGGCAGGTGTCATCCAAGCCCATATAACAGACACATCGGCTTTCCTGGATTTTGCGGAAAGCCGATTGGGACGTAAAAACCGGGACTGGATTGAAAAGCGGTTAAAAGAATAAACACCTGATTATTCTTCAACTGTTCCTTTCGCCACCGGCTTCTCAAAATGAGTGCCGCACTTCCTGCATACATACTCCCAATGCTCAGTGCCCGGAGGTGCGGCCGACAATGCCGCAATAACAGCAGCCACCACAGCACGCACCCGATGGCTCTTCTTCAGCACAAACTTAATCTCATCCGAACCGCAATGGGGGCAGTACCTCAACTGTTCCGGAATCATCTGGTTCCGTTCAAGCAGGCGGAGGGCATTGTCATATTCATCTTCATAAACAAATATATCCACTCCCGTGACATCACGGACATATCCGCGCATCACGGAAGACATGTTTTCATTATGCAAAACAGACGCAATGCCCTCATTCTTCAAGGCACCCTGAATGACGTGTGCCTGGAAGGCATCGTCGCAGGTGATTAGCTTTACGGTTTTCATCTTTTATGTTTATATGAAACAATAGTCATGGGTTCTACAATGCCTCCTTGAATATCTCTCCCACCGTGGGGTGCGGAAAGACAATCTTCTTCCATCCATCGGCAGTAAGTTTCAGTTCAATAGCCATGCCTGCCAGCGTGATGATTTCCGAAGCGGGATTACCCAAGACATGTGCCCCCAATACGGTATCGTCACTGCCCAACAGTAACTTGCAGACGCCATTCACTCCTTCATTCTCTGCTACAAAGCGACCACTGTACGCCATCGGAAGCTTCACAGCACGATAGGCAACGCCTCTCTTCTGCAGGGATTCTTCTGTCTCGCCCACACCGGCTATTTCGGGATTAGTATATACCACGCCGGGGATGGCACGGTAGCTCATGGCATCCTTCTTGCCAATGATGGAATGTATGGCTACTTCCGCCTCGCGGACGGCTGTATGCGCCAGCAAGGAATATCCCGTCAAGTCGCCGCAAGCATATACTCCGGGAACTGAAGTCTGCATCTGTCCGTTGACAAAGACATTTCCGCGCTCCGTTCTTTCCAAGCCCAGATTCTCCAATCCGAAGCCTTTCATTACCGGACGGCGCCCGACACTCATCAGAAGCCGTTCGGCAACGACGGAACCGGGACCGTCGGCTGTTTCATAATTCACCTGGATAAGGGAAGAAGCTTCGGCAGTATCCGGCATGACAGACACTACTTTTGCACTCAGCATGAACTTGATTCCCCGCTTGGCGTACTCTGCACGGAGCATACCCGCCAGCTCTCGGTCCATACCGCCTCCCAGTATCTCGTCCAGCATCTCGACGACGGTTACCTGCACTCCCAGGCTGTTGAAGAAAGAAGCGAACTCCATACCGATGACACCGCCGCCGATGATGGCAAGCGAAGCGGGCAGTTCCTTGTTATCCAGTGCATCACGATGAGTCCAATAGGACACTTTGTCTATGCC
This genomic window contains:
- a CDS encoding putative signal transducing protein, whose protein sequence is MKTVKLITCDDAFQAHVIQGALKNEGIASVLHNENMSSVMRGYVRDVTGVDIFVYEDEYDNALRLLERNQMIPEQLRYCPHCGSDEIKFVLKKSHRVRAVVAAVIAALSAAPPGTEHWEYVCRKCGTHFEKPVAKGTVEE
- the lpdA gene encoding dihydrolipoyl dehydrogenase — translated: MKYQVAIIGGGPAGYTAAEAAGKAGLSVVLFEKQSLGGVCLNEGCIPTKTLLYSAKTYDGARHAAKYAVSVPEVSFDLPKIIARKQKVVRKLVLGVKGKLTAHGVTIVSGEATVTDKNHVECGGETYECENLLLCTGSETFVPAIPGIDKVSYWTHRDALDNKELPASLAIIGGGVIGMEFASFFNSLGVQVTVVEMLDEILGGGMDRELAGMLRAEYAKRGIKFMLSAKVVSVMPDTAEASSLIQVNYETADGPGSVVAERLLMSVGRRPVMKGFGLENLGLERTERGNVFVNGQMQTSVPGVYACGDLTGYSLLAHTAVREAEVAIHSIIGKKDAMSYRAIPGVVYTNPEIAGVGETEESLQKRGVAYRAVKLPMAYSGRFVAENEGVNGVCKLLLGSDDTVLGAHVLGNPASEIITLAGMAIELKLTADGWKKIVFPHPTVGEIFKEAL